The genomic region TGTAAAACATGTTTTTTATGAGATGACTGTCTCGGATGAAAAATCACTTTTCGTAAAAATAGAAAAAATCAAAAATAAAGTTTTTACCAATCGTTAGTGTATTTTTGATAGTTTTAGTTGATATTATGGTTTGGCCTTAATACGTCCCCTACAGCGTTTTTAAATTGCATGCTGGAGCATGTTTACGCAGTGACAATCAATTTTCCATCAGTATAAAGATTTTATTCATAAGATTTATGAAAGTTTTAATTTTACCTTTTCCGCTTACTCAAAACTTGCAGCTGTCCTTCTTATATATTGTTTAGTAAATGGAACCGACTCCGGGAGGAAGGAAGTGAATTGAACCCGTTGGGGCATTTATTTCTTATTGGAGTTTGAAATCTTTATCCTGAAGTTCAGTACGCATAATCCAGAGAAGTGAACGATTGAATTTAATATTTGCACCTGTGCTAGATTGTGTAGGAATTGATAAAAAATGTTATGGATACCGGGCTTATGAAGCAACGAAAGAACTCAGCGTTATGGCCTGTTAAAAAAAACCTGGTCAGTATCCTGGGATGCATAACAGGTTTATGGGCTATCGGAATTGTAGCGTTTTCGGTTTTCCCTGTGCCTTTTTCCGCGGTGATGGTAGAGCGTCAATTAGCAGCATGGTTTAGCGGAGATTTTAATTACGTCGTCCATTCGGATTGGGTAGGAATGGACAATATTGCCCCCTGGATGCCACTGGCGGTGATTGCCTCAGAAGATCAGAAATTCCCTGAACATTGGGGATTTGATGTAAAGGCTATCCAGACAGCATTAGATAACGATGATGGCAGGATGAGAGGGGCGTCCACGCTGTCACAACAGACGGCTAAAAACATGTTCCTATGGGACGGACGTAGCTGGATTCGTAAAGGTTTTGAAGCCGGCTTGACCGTCGGTATTGAGACGGCCTGGAGCAAAAGAAGAATCTTAACTGTTTATCTGAATATAGCGGAGTTTGGTGAAGGCGTATTCGGCGTAGAGGCAGCCTCCCGGCGCTATTTTCACAAACCAGCCAGCCGTATGACGATGTCAGAGGCCGCATTACTGGCTGCTGTGCTGCCAAATCCTGTTCGTTTCAGGGCAGATGCGCCTTCTCGCTATATTCTTCAACGACAGCAGTGGATCCTGCGGCAGATGCACCAGCTGGGTGGCGAGAGCTTTCTGAGGGACCATAAGTTGCTTTAATTAGATATGGCCAGGACGAGACATTGTCCTGGTTACAAAAAAGTTAATCCTCGTCGAAACCGGCATTAAACAATTCAATTACGGCAGTTAGCGCTTTTTCTTCTTCAAGGCCTGTTGCTTCAATTTCGATATGTCCACCTTTAGCCGAGTCCAACATCAGTAGTGCAATAACGCTGCTGGCTTCTGCCTCTGTGCCGCTTTCATTACGTAATAACACCTCTGCCTCAAAGTTTTGAACCAGTTCAAAAAGTTTCATTGCAGGGCGCGCATGCATACCTAGCTTATTTTTAATTTCAACGGTTTGTCTGACTGTCATGATTTGCGCTTTTCCAGAGTGCGGTGGCGGGATTGTACGTTTTTACCCCGCGTACGAAAGTAGTCGGCGAGTTGTTCTGCAACGTATACTGAACGATGTTTTCCTCCCGTGCAGCCAATAGCAACAGTAAGATAACTGCGATTATTGGTTTCCAGCATGGGTAACCATAACTCAAGATAACTGCGTGTCTGATAGATAAAGTTGTGCACTTCCGTATGGCGATCCAGAAATGCAGTCACTGGCCGATCAAGACCAGTCATGGGACGTAGCTTAGGGTCCCAGTGTGGGTTTGGAAGAAAACGAACATCAAAAACGTAATCAGCATCAATCGGGATACCGTGTTTAAAGCCAAATGACTCGAAAACCATTGTTAATTCACGTTCGCGCTTGCCAAGCAGGCGGCTACGTAACATTTCAGCCAGTTCATGAACTGACATTTCCGACGTATCAACAATCAAATCTGCTCTGTAGCGCAGAGGTTCGAGCAGATCGTTTTCCTCATCAATAGCGCTTTCAAGAGACAGGTTTTTGCTGGAAAGAGGATGTAACCGACGAGTGTCACTGTATCGGCGAATCAGCGTATTGCGATCAGCATCCAGAAAAAGTAACTGTGGAGAAAAACTTTCGGGCAAATTGGTCAGCGCTTTTTCGAAGATTTCAGGTGATTCCGGCATATTACGTACGTCAATGCTAACGGCCGCAGATATATTACGTTCGACCAACGAATTTGCCAGTTCGGGCAGCAGCACGACGGGCAGGTTATCAACGCAATAGAAGCCCATATCTTCCAGTGCCCGTAACGCCACGGACTTGCCAGAACCGGATCGACCACTGACGATCATCAGCACCATGACTTGTTCTCCTGATTAGCGACTATACATTGCTTCCCTGGTGAGTCATTACAACTTAGCGTTTTTAGCTGCCAGATG from Erwinia tracheiphila harbors:
- the mtgA gene encoding monofunctional biosynthetic peptidoglycan transglycosylase; translated protein: MKQRKNSALWPVKKNLVSILGCITGLWAIGIVAFSVFPVPFSAVMVERQLAAWFSGDFNYVVHSDWVGMDNIAPWMPLAVIASEDQKFPEHWGFDVKAIQTALDNDDGRMRGASTLSQQTAKNMFLWDGRSWIRKGFEAGLTVGIETAWSKRRILTVYLNIAEFGEGVFGVEAASRRYFHKPASRMTMSEAALLAAVLPNPVRFRADAPSRYILQRQQWILRQMHQLGGESFLRDHKLL
- the npr gene encoding PTS phosphocarrier protein NPr, yielding MTVRQTVEIKNKLGMHARPAMKLFELVQNFEAEVLLRNESGTEAEASSVIALLMLDSAKGGHIEIEATGLEEEKALTAVIELFNAGFDED
- the rapZ gene encoding RNase adapter RapZ is translated as MVLMIVSGRSGSGKSVALRALEDMGFYCVDNLPVVLLPELANSLVERNISAAVSIDVRNMPESPEIFEKALTNLPESFSPQLLFLDADRNTLIRRYSDTRRLHPLSSKNLSLESAIDEENDLLEPLRYRADLIVDTSEMSVHELAEMLRSRLLGKRERELTMVFESFGFKHGIPIDADYVFDVRFLPNPHWDPKLRPMTGLDRPVTAFLDRHTEVHNFIYQTRSYLELWLPMLETNNRSYLTVAIGCTGGKHRSVYVAEQLADYFRTRGKNVQSRHRTLEKRKS